Proteins from a single region of Sphingobium sp. EM0848:
- a CDS encoding TonB-dependent receptor, protein MENKNVRSGCQAAGLALAVGLLYAPVASAQEASTTDQAPDGGIGEIIVTAQKRSERLSDVPLSITAATGEQLRSRGVTSTFDLERVVPGFTAQQSAYGPPVFTIRGIGFYDTSTGVSPTVSVYVDQVPLPYSVMTPGASLDLERVEVLKGPQGTLFGQNSTGGAINYIAARPTDEFRFGGSATYGRFNQFDVDGYVSGPLAEGVKARLAVRHEDRGDWQYSQTRNDTLGRRNFTTGRLLLDVEPSDKLKLQFNLNGWIDKSDSQAAQYIAYAPTNPVGFPEEKAFFATAVRAPNNARVADWDPGVDFRHDDRFYQGSLRADLELSPSVTLTSITAYTDFRGRNPNDSDGVAFNDLFFLIKSDISSFSQELRLSGDTPGLKWMVGGNYQRDTADEDQLGTVSGSNSGIATPAFVNRYRNFDIRNDQKIKTAAVFASVDYEIAPKVTLQGSVRYTDQRRSANGCLLDAGDGSFGTAFGNLYSLLQTIGSGVPTTITIPKGGCVTSDANFLPVTNVPGTLNEDNLSWRAGLSWKPNSDLLLYANATKGFKAGSFAGVPSASVTQYIPVTQESVLAYEAGFKTSLLDRRVTLEGAAFYYDYQDKQILGFINTGFPLGTLPKLVNIPKSRVAGFELSTTIRPVAGLSLRGAASYINSKVTRNYQTPDSGGTLVDLKGEGFPNTPKWQISGGFDYEVPVSSAINGFIGADVNYRSKTVAAFGSDPRFAIDSYALLNMRAGIKSNNDSWRAEVWGRNITNKYYWNGVSHVIDSFSKVAGMPATYGVTVSFRY, encoded by the coding sequence ATGGAAAATAAGAACGTACGTTCCGGTTGTCAGGCTGCAGGTTTGGCCCTCGCGGTAGGATTGCTATATGCACCTGTCGCATCTGCCCAGGAAGCTAGCACCACAGATCAAGCACCCGATGGAGGCATCGGGGAAATTATCGTCACGGCGCAGAAGCGCAGTGAACGGCTGTCGGATGTGCCTCTTTCCATCACCGCCGCGACGGGAGAACAGTTGCGTTCGCGGGGTGTTACGTCAACGTTCGATTTGGAGCGGGTTGTGCCAGGCTTCACGGCCCAGCAAAGCGCCTATGGCCCACCAGTCTTCACCATTCGCGGCATTGGGTTCTATGACACCTCGACGGGGGTCAGTCCGACCGTCAGTGTCTATGTCGACCAGGTTCCGCTGCCCTATTCGGTAATGACGCCTGGCGCCTCACTCGACCTTGAGCGGGTGGAAGTGCTGAAGGGCCCCCAAGGCACACTTTTCGGGCAAAACTCCACCGGCGGGGCAATCAACTACATTGCTGCGCGGCCGACCGATGAATTCCGCTTCGGCGGAAGCGCCACGTATGGCCGCTTCAATCAGTTCGACGTCGATGGCTATGTGAGCGGCCCGTTGGCGGAAGGTGTCAAGGCCCGGCTTGCTGTTCGCCATGAAGACCGGGGGGACTGGCAGTATAGCCAGACACGCAATGACACGCTCGGTCGCCGTAACTTTACCACGGGGCGCCTGCTGCTCGATGTCGAGCCCAGCGACAAGCTGAAGCTTCAGTTCAACCTGAATGGCTGGATCGACAAGTCCGACAGCCAGGCCGCGCAGTACATTGCCTATGCGCCGACCAACCCGGTGGGCTTTCCCGAAGAAAAGGCCTTTTTCGCCACAGCGGTAAGAGCGCCCAACAACGCACGCGTTGCGGATTGGGACCCCGGTGTCGATTTCCGGCATGACGACCGGTTCTATCAGGGGTCATTGCGGGCGGATCTCGAATTGTCGCCAAGTGTGACGCTAACTTCGATCACGGCTTACACTGACTTCCGCGGTCGTAACCCCAATGATTCCGACGGCGTGGCGTTCAATGATCTGTTTTTCCTGATCAAGTCTGACATCAGCTCCTTTTCGCAGGAACTGCGCCTTTCGGGTGATACGCCCGGCCTGAAATGGATGGTTGGCGGTAATTATCAGCGCGATACTGCGGACGAAGATCAGCTCGGCACAGTTTCGGGCAGCAACTCCGGCATCGCCACGCCGGCGTTTGTCAACCGCTACCGTAACTTCGACATCCGTAACGATCAGAAGATCAAGACTGCCGCCGTGTTCGCGAGCGTCGACTACGAGATCGCACCAAAGGTTACGCTGCAGGGTTCCGTCCGTTATACGGATCAGCGTCGCAGCGCCAATGGCTGCCTGTTGGATGCGGGCGACGGGTCTTTCGGAACAGCCTTCGGCAACCTCTACAGTCTTCTTCAGACGATCGGATCGGGGGTCCCGACCACAATCACCATTCCGAAGGGCGGATGCGTTACTTCCGACGCGAACTTCCTGCCCGTGACCAACGTTCCGGGGACGCTCAACGAGGACAATCTCTCATGGCGCGCGGGGCTGAGCTGGAAGCCCAACAGCGATCTGCTGCTTTATGCCAACGCAACGAAGGGTTTCAAGGCGGGGAGCTTTGCCGGTGTGCCGTCGGCCTCGGTCACCCAGTATATTCCCGTAACGCAAGAGTCCGTCTTGGCTTATGAAGCCGGGTTCAAAACGTCACTGCTTGATCGCCGTGTCACGCTGGAAGGCGCGGCCTTCTACTACGATTATCAGGACAAACAGATCCTGGGCTTCATTAATACCGGCTTCCCCCTGGGCACATTGCCAAAGCTGGTGAACATTCCCAAGTCGCGGGTAGCGGGCTTCGAATTGTCGACGACCATCCGCCCGGTTGCTGGGCTGAGCCTGCGCGGCGCAGCTTCCTACATCAACTCCAAGGTGACGCGGAACTACCAGACACCCGATTCTGGCGGCACCCTTGTCGATCTCAAGGGCGAAGGGTTCCCTAACACGCCCAAGTGGCAGATTTCGGGCGGCTTCGATTACGAGGTGCCTGTCTCAAGCGCGATCAATGGCTTTATTGGGGCGGATGTGAACTATCGTTCCAAGACGGTCGCGGCCTTCGGCAGCGATCCGCGGTTCGCGATTGATAGCTATGCGCTCCTCAACATGCGTGCGGGCATCAAGAGCAACAACGATAGCTGGCGTGCGGAAGTCTGGGGACGCAACATCACCAACAAGTATTATTGGAACGGCGTTTCGCACGTCATCGATTCCTTCTCCAAGGTTGCGGGCATGCCGGCAACCTACGGAGTAACGGTGTCGTTCCGATACTAA